CACCGCCGTGCGCAGCACGGCCCGCAGGCCGGTGAGGTCGGGCTTGGGCAGCGCGGGGGCACCGGCCGCGGGGAGCGGGGGCGCGCCGGACACGGCGTGGGCGGACGGGGCCGTGAGCGACAGCAGCGCCAGCCCCAGGGCGGCCCTCAGGGTGGTCCTCGCTCTCCTTCTCCCTCCCTCTCTCCTCCTTCCTTCCCTCCTTCTGTCTCTCCGTCTGTCTCTCCGTCTGCGCTGGTCCGTTGCTGATGCGAGATCAGTCACATCCACCTGAGGGAACCTTCCTCCGTCGCGTCACATCTCCACAGCAGGCGCACAGTTGGTCGCTCATCGATCACTGGTCGATCACCGTGCGCCGCGAATTCGCCAAGTATCGCCATGAAAGTGGCGTAAAGCGGCTATTGCGACCCTGACCGTCCGAACGAAGGAACTCTCACCAGTGCCGAGAGCACACATACGCACCCTGGCCGTCGCCGTCGCCGTCACCACGGCCGCCACCGGTCTGGCGGGCACGGCCTTCGCGGATCCGTCCGCGGGGGACGCCCAGGCCACCACGGCGACCGCCGGCGCGCAGGCCACCGCCGTGGTGCGGGCCGCCCGCACCGCCGCCTTCGCCCACGCCCCGGCGACCGGCGTCGGCCAGGACGACGAGCTGCAGGCGCAGGACGTCATGATCGACCCCGAGGGCGCGCGCCACGTCCGCTTCGTCCGCACCCACCAGGGCATGCCGGTCCTCGGCGGCGACCTCGTCGTCCACCTGACGTCGCGGCTCGCGTACGCGGGCGTGACCCGCGCCGCCGGCCATGCCGTGACGCCGGCCACCGTCACCGCCGAGCTGACCGCCCGCCAGGCGGAGCAGAAGGCCGCCGCCGTCGCCCAGGGCGACGCCCAGACCGCCGAACTCGTGGTCGACGCCCGCTCCGGCGCCTCCGCCCTCGCCTACCAGGTCCAGGTGACCGACAGCGACACCACCGAGGCCGGCGGCTCCCGCACGGTCGTGGTCGACGCCGTCACCGGCAAGGTGCGCAGCAACACGCCCGACAGCGACGAGTTCCTCTCGCCCCGACTGCTCGACACCCTGCGCGAGCGCGGCGAGACCCTCGACCCCGCCACCGGCACCGCCCCGCAGAGCGCCGGCCTCACCGCCGTGGCGCCGTCCTCGGCCGCCGCCCGCTACCCCGCCACGGCCACCGGCACCGGCAGCTCGCTCTTCGTCGGCAAGGTCCCGCTCACCACCACCCGCACCGCGCGGACCAGCTACCTGCTGAAGGACCCCACCCACTGGGGCACCGAGACGCGCGACGCGAAGAACAAGGAGCTGGAGAACTTCGCCCGCGGCACCAAGTTCACCAGCAGCACCAACAAATGGGGCAACGGCGCCGTCTCCAGCCGCGCCAGCGCCGCAGTCGACGCCCAGTACGGCATCACCAAGACCCTGGACTTCTACAAGAAGACCTTCGGGCGCAAGGGCATCGAGAACAACGGCAAGGGCGCCCGCGCCATGGTCCACTTCGGCACCAAGGTCGCCAACGCGTTCTGGGACCCGACCTGCGACTGCATGCTGTACGGCGACGGCGACGGCGACATGTTCAAGAAGCCCCTCGTCGTCCTGGACGTCACCGGCCACGAGCTCACCCACGGCGTCGTGGACGCGACCGCCCGCCTGGAGCCCACCTACGTCGACGGGGACGGCAACCAGTACGGCGAGCCCGGCTCCCTGAACGAGTCCCTCGCGGACATCTTCGGCTCCAACGTCGAGTTCAGCGCCAACAACCCCAAGAACCCGCCGAACTACCTCATCGGCGAGAAGCTGGGCCTCGACCAGACGTTCCTGCGCCGCCTCGACAAGCCGTCGCTCGACGTGCTCGAGGGCACGATCGACTACTGGTCGCCCCAGACGTACAGCGCCGAGGTCCACGCCGGCTCCGGCGTCTCCTCGCACGCGTACTACCTGCTCGCCGAGGGCAGCGGCGTCAAGAAGATCGGCGCCGTCACCTACGACTCGCCGACCTACAACGGGGCCACGGTCACCGGCATCGGCCGTACCAAGGCCACCGCGATCTACTACCGGGCCCTGACCCGCTACATGGTCTCCTCGACCGACTTCCACGGCGCGCGCACCGCGACCCTGAAGGCGGCCAGGGACCTGTACGGCCAGGACAGCACGGAGTTCAAGACGGTGAACAAGGCCTGGGCCGCCGTCAACGTGACCTCCGCGAACGTCCCGCCCGCCGTCCGCTGACGGCGCCCCCGGGACGCGGGACGCAAGGACGCCAGGACACCTGAGGCCGGCGGGTCAGCCGGACCCGCCGGCCTCAGGCGCGAGCAGTCCCTCGCGATGGGCGATCGCCACCGCCTCCGTACGGCTCGCCGCGCCCACCTTGGCGAGGATGTGGGAGACGTGCACGCTCGCCGTCTTGCCGCTGATGAACAGCTCCTCGCCGATCTGCCGGTTGCTGCGCCCGAGGGCGAGCAGACGCAGCACGTCCTGCTCCCGGGCGGTGAGCGAGGCCGACCGGTCCGCGGCCGACGGCGCGGAGTCCGCGAGCCGACCCCGGCGGATCAGGGCGTCCACCCGCTCCAGCAGAGGAGCCGCGCCCAGTCGTACGGCGGTCTCCCGGGCGGCGTGGGCCTCGGCGGCCGCCTCCTCGCGCCGTTCGGCCGCCAGCAGGGCCTCGGCGCAGCGCAGTCGGCAGCGCGCCCGTTCGTAGGCGTCGCCGTAGTCGAACGCGGCCACCGCCTTCGCCCAGGCCGTCGCGTCCGGACCGACGGCGGCCCAGGCCCGCTCCGCTTCGGCGCGGGCCAGCCAGGCGCGCCCCTCCGGGCCCTGCGGCAGGCCGCTCTGGCCGTGCAGGGCCACCGTCCTCGCCGACTTCAGCAGGTCGTCCGCGGTGGCCGACCAGTGGCGGGCCGCCGTCTCGTCGCCGGTGCGCCGCGCCTGCGCGGCCGCGTCGGCGACCGCCGAGAGGGCCAGCGCGGCGAGCCGGACGGTGACGTCGGGGAGCGTCCCCGCGTCGTCGGTGAGAGCTTCGACGGAGGACCGCATCCGGGCCACCGCCGCCTCGGCGTCGCCCCGCAGCGCGGCCGCGTCGGTCAGCACGATGCCCGCGACGAGCGTCGCCATCCAGTCGAAGGGCCCCTCCGTCAGCGCCAGGGCCCGCTCGACGACGCCCGGCTCACCGCGCGCCAAGCCGACCGACAGGGCGGGACCGACCGTGTAGCCGCCGGCCGAGGGCAGCACGGCCTGGTCGACCGACGCCGTCCGTACGCACTCGTCCCAGCGGCCCAGCGTGTAGAGCAGCAGCAGATGCAGATACCGCATCTCCAGGGGATAGGGCGAGGACAGCAGACCCGCTCTGCGGGCCCGGTCCAGGCCCTCGGCCAGCCAGGGCAGGGACTCCTCCAGCTCCCCGGCCTCGTAGGAGCCGATGGCCAGGTTGAACAGGGCGCGCATCTCCACGGGCGCGTTGCCTGCACGCCGGGCCAGCTCACGGGCCTCCTTCAGCCGGTCGCGGGCCGCGGGAGAACGGCGGCCGTCCCCCTCCACGGTGGCCAGCGAGATCAGCAGGTCGGCCCGGGCGTCCGCCAGGTCCAGCCGCTCGGCGACGGCCAGGGCCTGGTGGGCGACGCGCAGTGCGGTCTCGGAGTCGCCGACCTGACGTGCCGCCAGGACATGCGTGGCCGCGGCCCACACCCACGTCGGGGACGGCGGCTCGGCGGGGATCATGGCCAGCGCCTCGCTGCTGTAGCCGAAGGCGGCGCTGAGACTGTCGACGCCCATGAGGGTGCCGGCCAGCGTGTACCGCACGCGTGCGGCCAGTTCGGAGTCGGTGTCCCGGCCCACGCCCGCGAGAGCGGCCCGGGTCAGGGAGACCGCGCGATGCGCCTCCCCTGCATGTGCGGCCGCCGCCGAGGCGCGCAGCATCAGCGTCACCCGGTCGCTTCCCTCGCCGGGCGGCCGGGACGACGGATCCACCGCCGGCCACAGGTCGAGGGCGGCCTCCAGGTGGTGCAGCTCCTCGGCGGGCGCGCCGACCCGGCGGGCGTGGTCGGCTGCCTCCAGCGAGGCGGCGAGGGCCTCCACCGGGTCGTGGCTCTCGCGGTAGTGGTGGGCGCGCTCCGCGGCCGTCTCCGGGCGCCGGCCCCGTCCGGCGAGGAGCCGCGCGAACGCCCCGTGCAGCCGCCCCCGTTCACCCGGGAGCAGATCCGCGTACACCGCCTCGCGGGCGAGCGCGTGCCGGAAGGCGTACGTGTCGTCGGCGCCGGAGACGAGCAGCTGACGGCCGACGGCCTCGCGCAGCGCCGTCTCCAGCTCCTCCTCGGGCAGTCCGACCGCGTCCCGCAGCAGGTCGTGCTCGACGCGCCGTCCGGCGACGGCCGCCGTGCGCAGCACCTGCTGGGCGGTCTCGGAGAGCTGCTCCACGCGGATGAGGAGGAGGTCGGCCAGCCCGCTGGGCACCCCGCCCGCCGCCGGGTCCGTGGCGGCGAGCAGCTCCTCCGCGTAGAAGGCGTTGCCCTCGGCGCGCTCCACGATCCGGCGCACCGTCGCCTCCGGCAGCGGACGCTCCTCCAGCGCGCGCACCAGCCGGGTCACCTCGGCGTCCGCCAGGGGCCGCAGCTCCAGCCGGTCCACGGCCGGCAGCCGCACCAGCTCGGCCAGCAGCGGACGCAGGGGATGGCGGCGGTGCAGGTCGTCCGCGCGGTAGGAGGCCAGCACCGCCAGCCGGTGCGCCGCGCCGCCGGCCGGCCGTTGCAGCAGGCCCCGGCTGAGCAGGAAGCGCAGCAGGTCCCGGGAGGACTGGTCGGCCCAGTGCAGGTCCTCCAGGACGAGCAGCAGCGGCGCGACCTCCGCGAGGTCGGCGAGCAGGCCCGCCATCCCTTCGAACAGCCGCAGCCGGTCTCCCTCACCGCCTGAGCGCGTGGGGGGACCGCCATCCTCCCGTACGGCGTCCGTGCCCGCGCCCAGCAGTCGGTCGACCACCGGATGCGCGGCGAGCGCGGCCGTGCACCGCTCGTCGGCGGCGAGCACGCTCAGAATCTCCGTGAACGGCAGATAGGGCAGTCCGACGTCGCCGAGGTCGACGCAGTGCCCGGTGAGCACCGTCATGCCCGAGCGCGCGGCCCGCGCGGCGACCTCGTCCAGCACCCGCGTCTTGCCCACCCCGGCGTCCCCGGCGACCAGCACCGCGCGTGCCTCACCGTCCCGGGCGCGCTCGAGCACGCCGAAGAGCCGGGCGAGTTCCTCGTCCCGGCCGATGAACGGAGTGGCGAACACGGTCTGCGGCACGGCTCCATCCTGGCACGCGGCACTGACACCGACGGCTGCGACCAGGAACGGAGCCCTGCCGGACCGGTCTCAACGGCGCAGCGACCGCGCCCAGTCCGCCGGCACCCGCCCGGCCGGCCCCGGCACCGACTGGTCCGCCGGGTGGCTGACCGGAGGGGCCAGCTCGGGCCCGGACTCGTACAGCTCGTCGGTGGAGTAGTCCCAGAACCACTCCTCGCCCGGCTCGAAGCTGCGCACCAGGGGATGCCCGGTCGTCTTGTAGTGGCCGGTGGCGTGCTGGGCGGGGGAGGAGTCGCAGCAGCCGACGTGACCGCAGGTCGCACAGCGCCGCAGATGGAACCACCAGCCGCCGGCCGCGTCGCAGTCCACACAGCCGCTGCCGCTGGGCGGGACGCTCGGGTCGATGGCGTTGCCGTCGGTCATGCGGGCTCCTCGGCGTTCAGGGCGGTCTCGGCGTTCACGGGGGTCCCGGCGTCCCGGACGGACTCGGACTCGGACTCGGAGTCGGGTTCGGCGGCGGTGAGCGGCAGCAGGACCTGGAAGCGGGTGTCGCCCGGCGCGGAGTCGACGTGGAGTTCGCCGTGGTGCTTGTTGACGACGATCCGCCAGGAGATGTCCAGACCGAGCCCGGTGCCCTCGCCCACCGGCTTGGTGGTGAAGAAGGGGTCGAAGATACGGCTGCGGATGTCCGGCGGGATGCCCGGCCCGGTGTCGCGGAACTCCACCAGCAGCCGGTCGCCGTCCAGCGCCGTCCGCACGGTCA
This window of the Streptomyces sp. NBC_01275 genome carries:
- a CDS encoding M4 family metallopeptidase; amino-acid sequence: MPRAHIRTLAVAVAVTTAATGLAGTAFADPSAGDAQATTATAGAQATAVVRAARTAAFAHAPATGVGQDDELQAQDVMIDPEGARHVRFVRTHQGMPVLGGDLVVHLTSRLAYAGVTRAAGHAVTPATVTAELTARQAEQKAAAVAQGDAQTAELVVDARSGASALAYQVQVTDSDTTEAGGSRTVVVDAVTGKVRSNTPDSDEFLSPRLLDTLRERGETLDPATGTAPQSAGLTAVAPSSAAARYPATATGTGSSLFVGKVPLTTTRTARTSYLLKDPTHWGTETRDAKNKELENFARGTKFTSSTNKWGNGAVSSRASAAVDAQYGITKTLDFYKKTFGRKGIENNGKGARAMVHFGTKVANAFWDPTCDCMLYGDGDGDMFKKPLVVLDVTGHELTHGVVDATARLEPTYVDGDGNQYGEPGSLNESLADIFGSNVEFSANNPKNPPNYLIGEKLGLDQTFLRRLDKPSLDVLEGTIDYWSPQTYSAEVHAGSGVSSHAYYLLAEGSGVKKIGAVTYDSPTYNGATVTGIGRTKATAIYYRALTRYMVSSTDFHGARTATLKAARDLYGQDSTEFKTVNKAWAAVNVTSANVPPAVR
- a CDS encoding AAA family ATPase; protein product: MPQTVFATPFIGRDEELARLFGVLERARDGEARAVLVAGDAGVGKTRVLDEVAARAARSGMTVLTGHCVDLGDVGLPYLPFTEILSVLAADERCTAALAAHPVVDRLLGAGTDAVREDGGPPTRSGGEGDRLRLFEGMAGLLADLAEVAPLLLVLEDLHWADQSSRDLLRFLLSRGLLQRPAGGAAHRLAVLASYRADDLHRRHPLRPLLAELVRLPAVDRLELRPLADAEVTRLVRALEERPLPEATVRRIVERAEGNAFYAEELLAATDPAAGGVPSGLADLLLIRVEQLSETAQQVLRTAAVAGRRVEHDLLRDAVGLPEEELETALREAVGRQLLVSGADDTYAFRHALAREAVYADLLPGERGRLHGAFARLLAGRGRRPETAAERAHHYRESHDPVEALAASLEAADHARRVGAPAEELHHLEAALDLWPAVDPSSRPPGEGSDRVTLMLRASAAAAHAGEAHRAVSLTRAALAGVGRDTDSELAARVRYTLAGTLMGVDSLSAAFGYSSEALAMIPAEPPSPTWVWAAATHVLAARQVGDSETALRVAHQALAVAERLDLADARADLLISLATVEGDGRRSPAARDRLKEARELARRAGNAPVEMRALFNLAIGSYEAGELEESLPWLAEGLDRARRAGLLSSPYPLEMRYLHLLLLYTLGRWDECVRTASVDQAVLPSAGGYTVGPALSVGLARGEPGVVERALALTEGPFDWMATLVAGIVLTDAAALRGDAEAAVARMRSSVEALTDDAGTLPDVTVRLAALALSAVADAAAQARRTGDETAARHWSATADDLLKSARTVALHGQSGLPQGPEGRAWLARAEAERAWAAVGPDATAWAKAVAAFDYGDAYERARCRLRCAEALLAAERREEAAAEAHAARETAVRLGAAPLLERVDALIRRGRLADSAPSAADRSASLTAREQDVLRLLALGRSNRQIGEELFISGKTASVHVSHILAKVGAASRTEAVAIAHREGLLAPEAGGSG
- a CDS encoding UBP-type zinc finger domain-containing protein — protein: MTDGNAIDPSVPPSGSGCVDCDAAGGWWFHLRRCATCGHVGCCDSSPAQHATGHYKTTGHPLVRSFEPGEEWFWDYSTDELYESGPELAPPVSHPADQSVPGPAGRVPADWARSLRR